The nucleotide window GCTTGTGCGGGTGCCGCAGCCGGAGCCGCGTCGCTTGCGGTCTCGGTTTGGGTGGCCGGGGTCCCGGCCTCGGCAGCCGGGGCGTCGCCGACCATGTACTCCTCGGCCTTGACCACCCAGTCGCCCTGATGGCCGACTCCGGCCTTGACCAGCAGTTGCAGGTCCAGTCCCTGTTCGCGGGCCTTGTCCGGCACCTCGAAGCTGAAATTGCCCTGCTCGTCGGTGGTGCCGGTGAGCAGCAGTTCGCCGGAGGCGGCGTCATGGACCTCGACCACGCCCTTGTTGACGCGGCTGGACCGGCTGTACCCGGACTCCGTGACAACGGTGTTGCCTTCCACATAGGCGAAGATGTTCACCTTGTGGGCGTCGGACGCGGCGGACAGGCAGAGCGTGGCGGCCAGGGCCGCACAGATGATGAGCAACAGTCTTGTCATGCGGTGAGCACCTCCGGCTTGACTTTGGCGAGAAACGAGTAGGCGAAAGCGGTGATTACGCCCTCGGCGATCATGATCGGGATGTGGCTGTAGAAAAGCACCCAGGCGGCTTCCACGAAAGCGTCCCCCGACAGCGACAGGGCTCCGGCGGTGAGCACTGTGGACAGCAGGATGGACATGGAGCCGCAGCAGAAGGCCGCTGCGAACCGGCTGCCGTTGTTCTTGGCCAGCAGGGGCCGGAACACGTAAAAACAGAGCACGGCCGGGGTGGCCATGGTGAAGGTGTTCAGCCCGAGCACGGTCAGGCCGCCGAACTGGAAGAGCACGGCCTGCAGGGTCAGGGCCACCAGTATGGACGGGAACGCGGCCCAGCCCAGCACCACGCCGAGCAGCCCGTTCAGGATCAGGTGTCCGGAAGCGGGCCCGATGGGCACGTGGATGAGCGAGGCGATGAAAAAAACGGCGGACAGGATGGCCACCGGCATTATCCGGTCGTAATCAATCCGCTTCAGTCCAACGGCGGTGCCGACAGCGGCCAGAGCCGCTCCGGACAGGAGGACCGGGCCGGATAGCACCCCTTCAGATATGTGCATGCACACCCCTTCCCTTGGGCCGGCCGTGAAAATCGTGATGAAATTCGGGGAAACGCCGACACCGTGTTAACAATCGGAATTTTGTATACACGGTGTGCCAGATTTATTCAAGAGGTGCCCTAATCAAAATCCGCAAGCAGGGCGGAAATCTGGATGCCCGCGACCACGGGCCGGGAGTTGTACTTCTGGCGGATGCGGTACAGGGCGTGGTGCAGCTGGTCGGACGAGATGCCGTTCCGGAGGGCGGTGTGCGCCTCTATGTATGCGGCCAGGGCGTCGGACACCTTGAGCAGCGGGCCGTCCTTGGGGTCCAGGGTGTCCTGGTTGTATTCCCCGGCCAGTTGTTCCTCCGAGGCCTCCAGCACGCGGTCGTTCCTGCACACCGTGGCCTTGAACTCGCTGCCCACTTCAAGACCGAGCAGGTATTCCAGCCTGTCGGCCACGTCCGTGTACCCGCCCTCCTTGAGGGGGGCGAGCACCACGCGGTCCAACTCCCTGATCTCGTACTCGTGGATCAGCTCGCCGATCTCGAACGACGCGCCCTTGACCGGGGAGATGATGTCGCGGGTGAGCAACTCGGGCAGGTCGTGGAACAGGCCGGAGAAGAAATTGTTCTGGCTGCGGGCGCGGCACGCGCCGACCTCCATGGAGAAGAACCAGGAATAGGAGGCCACGATGAACATGTGGCCCAGCACCGAGGTCTCGGGCACGCGCGGGGTCTGGGACCACCGTTTCTGGAAACGCAGCCTGCCGCACATGCGGGCGAACAGGCCGAGCACGTTGTTGTCCTCGTCCAGCAGCTCGGACACGCCGGTCAGGTCGCGCATGGCCTCGAGCCGGTCGATGAAGCTGTCCTCGATCTCGGTCAGTTCGTGATCCATGGTGTTGATGGACTTGAGCAGCTTGAACTCCGAGTAGCTGGCGTACAGATGGGCGGCCTTGAGGATGCGCCGGGCCAGCCCCGTGTCCTCGGGCTGATTCAGGTACTCCTCCATGCGGCGCATGAAGTCCTCGCCCAGCGGGCTGATGCGCGGCTTCAGCGAGTTGAGCACCCAGTTGGACAGGGTCCGGTAGTCGTCCGGGTTCTCCTTGATGCGGTAGAAGACCGGCGGCTTGATGTCGGTGATGACCAGCCGGTAGAGGTAGTCGTACAGCCCCCCCTCGATGATGGCCTCGCCCAGGGCCCTCTTGCGGGCCACGTCCATGTCGCGGGAGTTGAGCAGGAAGAGCAGCCAGGCCACGATCATCTTGTGCCCCTGCTTGTCCACCTCGACCAGTTCCATGGGCCGCAGCTTGTCGTTCCACCGCTTCATGAATGCGCCGGAAAAAATCAGTTCCAACAAGCTCTTTCTGATGACAATCGACATGCTCGCTCCCATGGATGCTCAATGATTGCCCAGAGTGCCGGATTACTCCGGAGTTGGCAACAAGTGAAGGAAGCCGCCGATGAGTCATCCCGCCGTTGCCCAACGACAACATTTTGCATATAAGGCACATATGGCGCCTCGTATCCTCACCCTCTGTCTGTGCCTTGCTCTCCTCTTCCTGCCGCCACTGCCTGCGCCGGCCGAAAGCGGGGTGCTTCGCGTATCCTTCAACCCGCTCCCCCCGTGGAAGGTGCTCGGCGACGACGGCACGCCCGGCGGCATCGACATCGAATTTCTCCACCTGCTGGCAAAACGGATGGATCTGGCACTCGATTTCGTCCAGCTCCCCTTCAAGCGGGGCCTCAAGATGGTGGAACACGGCGAGATCGACCTCATGGTCGGCGTGCTCCGCCGCCCGGAACGCGAGGGTTATGCCCACTTCCTGACGCCCCCGTACAAGAACCGGACGAACAAGGCCGTCTACGTCCTCAAGGGCCGGGAAGACACCATCACCCGATACGAAGACATGCGCTCCCTGGTCATCGGGACCCAGCTAGGCAGCAAATATTTCCCCCGCTTCGACTCGGACGCGGCCATAGAGAAATCCGAGGTCAAGACCATAGACCTGAACATCAAGATGCTGCGCGCCGGGCGCATCGACGCTTTCATCAACACCGAAGCGTCGGCCGACTACCTCCTGGCCCGGATCGGCCTGACCAATGTCATCGGCAAGGCCCGATACGCCTACCACGAACACCAGGACGTCCACATGATCCTGTCCAAACGCTCCCCCCATGCCTACCGGGTCGCCGAATTCGACAAGGTCATGCGCGACCTTGTCGAACACGGTGAATTCGAACGCATCAAGGATGACTTCCTTTCCAGGCATTGAAAACAGCCGCCACGGGACAATTTCCGGACTTGCCGTTGCCCATCCGGCTCTTTTTACCTATAAGCCCCCGATGGGATTGCGCTCGATTCTTCTCGCCATCATGTGGTTCATGTTGTTTTCCTTGCCGACCCGGGCCGCTGACAATGTGCTGCTGGTGTCTTTCAACTCCTTCCCCCCAAGCAAGGTCAAAACCGAGGACGGCTCCTACGGCGGTTCGGATATCGACATGCTCCAGCTCCTGGCGGAGCGCATGGGGCTGCTCGTCGAATTCGACAGGATACTGAAGGCGCAGCACTCCCGTGCGCGGGAACAGAGGCAGCAAAAGGGCCCCATCCCGACGCAGCTCCCGTAGCCGACCCGGCCATGCGCCATGGGGCGCGGAGCGCTACGAACTCGAACGTGTAAAGACACAATACCTTTCCAAGGGCACAGACCAGGGGAAGGGACGTGGCCGGAAACAATGGAGGTCAGTACCCTTGCAGGACATCCGAACAAAGTACGTGACTATCGGCACAGGGACCAACATCAACGGCCCGTCCTTTTTGCGCGGCCATGAATCCTGCCCGATAACGATAGGCAGATACTGCGCTATCGGGTGCAATCTCTGCATACAGAGCAAAACGCACGACATCGGCCATGCCAACTTGAACGTCGGGCTCCAGGACAAGCACCGATTCACTTCAATCAGCAAGACCAAAGGCCCCGTGAACATCGGCAACAACTGCTGGATCGGGGACAACGTCTGCATCATGTCCGGGGTGACTATCGGCGACGGGGCCGTGCTCGGGGCAGGCTGCGTCGCGACCAGGGACATCCCCCCCTTTGCAGTGGCATATGGCGTACCGGCAACCGTGGCGGGCTATCGCTTCAGCCGACACGTCATACAGGAGTTGCTGGAAATAGCCTGGTGGGACTGGGATGAATCGACCATCGCCGCGAACAGCGCCTTTTTCAACCTCGACCTGACAGAACACCCTGAGGCCGACCTGCGTTCATTGATCGTAACAGGCTAGCGGAACAAGAGATATCCCGAAACCGTTCTTCCGGAGCGCACGGCGGCACGCAGCTTCTAATATCTTTACAGGAAAATATGTGCCAACCTGCCTCCGAACCAACCTTATGCCAGGGAGAACGTATGGGTTTTTCCTATGACTCCCGGATCAGGGACGACTATCTGCTCGTGACGTGCACGGGAGCGCCGGAGTCCCCCGAGGAGTTCTTCGAATATATCAGGTCCTCCAT belongs to Pseudodesulfovibrio portus and includes:
- a CDS encoding substrate-binding periplasmic protein, whose product is MLRVSFNPLPPWKVLGDDGTPGGIDIEFLHLLAKRMDLALDFVQLPFKRGLKMVEHGEIDLMVGVLRRPEREGYAHFLTPPYKNRTNKAVYVLKGREDTITRYEDMRSLVIGTQLGSKYFPRFDSDAAIEKSEVKTIDLNIKMLRAGRIDAFINTEASADYLLARIGLTNVIGKARYAYHEHQDVHMILSKRSPHAYRVAEFDKVMRDLVEHGEFERIKDDFLSRH
- a CDS encoding HD domain-containing protein yields the protein MSIVIRKSLLELIFSGAFMKRWNDKLRPMELVEVDKQGHKMIVAWLLFLLNSRDMDVARKRALGEAIIEGGLYDYLYRLVITDIKPPVFYRIKENPDDYRTLSNWVLNSLKPRISPLGEDFMRRMEEYLNQPEDTGLARRILKAAHLYASYSEFKLLKSINTMDHELTEIEDSFIDRLEAMRDLTGVSELLDEDNNVLGLFARMCGRLRFQKRWSQTPRVPETSVLGHMFIVASYSWFFSMEVGACRARSQNNFFSGLFHDLPELLTRDIISPVKGASFEIGELIHEYEIRELDRVVLAPLKEGGYTDVADRLEYLLGLEVGSEFKATVCRNDRVLEASEEQLAGEYNQDTLDPKDGPLLKVSDALAAYIEAHTALRNGISSDQLHHALYRIRQKYNSRPVVAGIQISALLADFD
- a CDS encoding CatB-related O-acetyltransferase, whose translation is MQDIRTKYVTIGTGTNINGPSFLRGHESCPITIGRYCAIGCNLCIQSKTHDIGHANLNVGLQDKHRFTSISKTKGPVNIGNNCWIGDNVCIMSGVTIGDGAVLGAGCVATRDIPPFAVAYGVPATVAGYRFSRHVIQELLEIAWWDWDESTIAANSAFFNLDLTEHPEADLRSLIVTG
- the cbiM gene encoding cobalt transporter CbiM translates to MHISEGVLSGPVLLSGAALAAVGTAVGLKRIDYDRIMPVAILSAVFFIASLIHVPIGPASGHLILNGLLGVVLGWAAFPSILVALTLQAVLFQFGGLTVLGLNTFTMATPAVLCFYVFRPLLAKNNGSRFAAAFCCGSMSILLSTVLTAGALSLSGDAFVEAAWVLFYSHIPIMIAEGVITAFAYSFLAKVKPEVLTA